One Triticum urartu cultivar G1812 unplaced genomic scaffold, Tu2.1 TuUngrouped_contig_5744, whole genome shotgun sequence genomic window carries:
- the LOC125529647 gene encoding uncharacterized protein LOC125529647, which yields MVEDFTFPTMPPVPCGAKKLPFPHFTSPPPWFVVPADAGAHDHHRRCFSAAEQAGNPNNDVYPGPGGRSERFAVMEEHKMDMLWEDFNEELARAPQPCPLSMEWSSEAWHAGEGDGIPFQHVDVVVASGTGSSVVWRRRLSLMMMLKLLKKLFLARKSSTTSRKTPPN from the coding sequence ATGGTGGAGGACTTCACATTCCCTACCATGCCACCGGTGCCGTGCGGCGCCAAGAAGCTCCCTTTCCCTCACTtcacttcgccgccgccatggTTCGTCGTCCCGGCCGACGCGGGAGCGCACGACCATCACCGGCGGTGCTTCTCGGCCGCCGAGCAAGCCGGGAACCCCAACAACGACGTCTACCCGGGGCCGGGGGGCCGCTCCGAGAGGTTCGCCGTCATGGAAGAGCACAAGATGGACATGCTGTGGGAGGACTTCAACGAGGAGCTGGCCCGGGCGCCGCAGCCGTGCCCACTGAGCATGGAGTGGTCGAGCGAGGCGTGGCACGCTGGTGAAGGCGACGGAATACCATTCCAGCATGTGGATGTGGTCGTCGCCTCCGGTACCGGGAGCAGCGTGGTCTGGCGAAGGAGGCTGAGCTTGATGATGATGCTCAAGCTGCTCAAGAAGCTCTTCTTGGCACGCAAGTCCAGCACCACCTCAAGGAAGACGCCACCAAACTGA